The Shewanella zhangzhouensis genome has a window encoding:
- a CDS encoding HPr family phosphocarrier protein — MYEKTVTITAPHGIHTRPAALLVKEAKSFECDVIVECNGKQASAKSLFKLQTLGLYQGVNVRVFAQGPQAEDAVERVSALLVTLS, encoded by the coding sequence ATGTACGAAAAAACTGTCACCATCACTGCGCCCCATGGGATCCACACCCGCCCTGCCGCCCTCTTGGTCAAAGAGGCCAAATCCTTTGAATGTGACGTGATAGTCGAATGTAATGGCAAGCAAGCCAGCGCCAAGAGCCTGTTTAAGTTACAGACCCTGGGCCTTTATCAGGGGGTTAATGTCCGGGTCTTTGCCCAGGGTCCCCAGGCCGAAGACGCCGTTGAAAGAGTCTCGGCGCTGCTGGTCACTTTAAGCTGA
- the dapE gene encoding succinyl-diaminopimelate desuccinylase has product MSSPDTHSDVIELTRELISRPSVTPLDEGCQDLMARRLAPIGFTIEPMVFEDTTNLWARRGTEGPVFCFAGHTDVVPVGDLNRWHTPPFDPVVIDGYIHGRGAADMKGSLAAMVVAAERFVAEHPNHQGSIAFLITSDEEGPFINGTVRVVETLEARNEKITWALVGEPSSTHLLGDVVKNGRRGSLTGNLIVKGIQGHVAYPHLADNPIHKAAPALAELSRIEWDKGNEFFPPTSFQIANINGGTGASNVIPGELKVMFNFRYSTEVTAETLIARVLGILDAHGLDYDIDWVFNGLPFLTGEGPLLDATREAIFEVTGTHTDPQTTGGTSDGRFIAPTGAQVIELGPVNATIHKVNECVKASDLELLTGCYQRILEKLLCN; this is encoded by the coding sequence ATGAGCAGCCCAGACACCCACAGTGATGTGATTGAACTGACCCGCGAGCTCATTTCACGCCCGTCTGTCACCCCACTCGATGAAGGCTGTCAGGACCTGATGGCCAGACGCCTTGCCCCCATCGGCTTTACCATAGAGCCCATGGTATTTGAAGACACCACTAACCTGTGGGCCCGCCGTGGCACCGAGGGGCCTGTGTTCTGCTTTGCCGGCCATACCGATGTGGTGCCGGTGGGCGATCTGAATCGCTGGCACACGCCCCCGTTTGATCCTGTGGTGATTGACGGTTATATCCATGGCCGCGGCGCCGCCGACATGAAAGGCTCCCTCGCCGCCATGGTGGTGGCCGCCGAGCGATTTGTGGCCGAGCACCCCAATCATCAGGGCTCCATCGCCTTTCTGATTACCTCCGATGAAGAAGGTCCTTTTATCAACGGCACTGTGCGGGTGGTAGAAACCCTCGAAGCACGCAATGAGAAAATAACCTGGGCACTGGTGGGCGAGCCATCCAGCACCCACTTGCTTGGGGACGTGGTGAAAAACGGCCGCAGGGGCAGCCTCACGGGTAACCTCATCGTCAAAGGCATTCAGGGCCATGTGGCCTACCCCCATTTGGCCGATAACCCCATCCACAAAGCGGCACCGGCCCTGGCTGAGCTGTCCCGTATCGAGTGGGACAAGGGTAATGAGTTCTTCCCGCCCACCAGTTTTCAGATTGCCAACATCAACGGCGGCACGGGCGCATCCAATGTCATCCCCGGTGAACTCAAGGTGATGTTCAACTTCCGTTACTCCACCGAAGTGACCGCCGAGACCCTGATTGCCCGCGTACTGGGTATTCTCGATGCCCATGGGCTCGATTACGACATCGACTGGGTGTTCAACGGTCTGCCCTTCCTCACCGGCGAAGGCCCGCTGCTGGATGCCACCCGTGAAGCCATTTTCGAAGTCACCGGCACCCACACCGACCCGCAAACCACCGGCGGCACCTCCGATGGCCGTTTTATCGCGCCCACCGGAGCGCAGGTCATTGAGCTTGGCCCGGTCAACGCCACCATCCACAAGGTGAATGAGTGCGTGAAGGCAAGCGATCTTGAGCTGCTCACCGGCTGCTACCAGCGCATTCTGGAAAAGCTGCTGTGCAACTGA
- a CDS encoding ACT domain-containing protein: MRLTLALHARLYSIHSFSPETPVPAEVFAQEMFFIGKTREELSVVVPSELELDSLEAETNWICLEVLGPLGFSMTGILSRISAILAENHISIFAISTFDTDYILVKKEKRELAVAALKKNGYQIIDHPQTAD, translated from the coding sequence GTGCGTTTAACCCTTGCTTTGCACGCCAGACTATACAGCATTCACAGCTTCAGCCCGGAGACTCCGGTGCCTGCCGAGGTGTTCGCGCAGGAGATGTTCTTCATCGGTAAAACCCGTGAAGAGCTCTCTGTGGTGGTGCCCTCAGAGCTGGAGCTGGACAGCCTGGAAGCCGAAACCAATTGGATATGCCTCGAAGTGCTCGGGCCACTGGGGTTTTCCATGACAGGGATTTTATCGCGCATCTCGGCCATTCTGGCCGAAAACCACATCAGCATTTTTGCCATTTCAACCTTTGACACCGACTACATTCTGGTCAAAAAGGAGAAACGGGAGCTGGCGGTGGCGGCACTGAAGAAAAACGGGTATCAGATCATCGACCATCCCCAAACTGCCGACTGA
- the crr gene encoding PTS glucose transporter subunit IIA — MGFFSRIRRLISGAPTIEGGIAILAPVSGEIYPIEKVPDVVFAEKIVGDGIAIAPEGDTIYAPIDGTIGKIFETNHAFSIESPQGLELFVHFGVGTVELRGNGFKRLAEEGQQVKAGDPILAFDLAYLREHADSLLTPVVLANMEDIKYLEKSQGRVEAGKDVIFTVEI; from the coding sequence ATGGGATTTTTCAGCCGAATTCGGCGACTGATTTCCGGGGCGCCAACCATTGAAGGTGGCATTGCCATACTCGCGCCGGTTTCCGGCGAGATTTATCCCATAGAGAAGGTGCCCGACGTGGTGTTTGCCGAGAAAATCGTCGGTGACGGCATAGCCATCGCCCCCGAGGGTGACACCATATATGCCCCCATTGATGGCACCATAGGCAAAATTTTCGAGACCAACCATGCCTTCAGTATCGAGTCTCCACAGGGGCTGGAACTGTTTGTGCACTTTGGTGTCGGCACCGTTGAACTCAGGGGCAACGGCTTTAAACGCCTCGCCGAAGAAGGCCAACAAGTGAAAGCCGGCGATCCCATACTGGCGTTTGATCTGGCATACCTTCGCGAACACGCCGATAGCCTGCTTACCCCAGTGGTACTGGCAAACATGGAAGACATCAAGTACCTGGAAAAATCCCAGGGCCGGGTCGAAGCCGGCAAAGACGTGATATTTACCGTCGAAATCTGA
- a CDS encoding DUF3334 family protein, whose translation MSVTQIVTSEDILLKLCHSVSHVLSHTSGSRVTHAAMVQNISSTRLKPDLGCFSIFDGGFSGLVVINFSAASAVEIYRRYMLNMGMPESELAFSHNSDEVGNVMGELMNQILGDFIGKVSKELQTSISQSQPKMLTINKEITISIDANLDEPVIRRVSFMTESNHIFYLEFAMDKTEFVKTREFELDEEFDPDFLIEQHGNAKSPWSQMAGKGIVADDADDLLDELGI comes from the coding sequence ATGAGTGTTACTCAGATAGTTACCTCAGAAGACATATTACTGAAACTCTGTCATTCGGTATCCCATGTGCTGTCCCACACCAGTGGCAGCAGGGTCACCCATGCGGCCATGGTGCAGAATATCTCCAGCACCCGTTTAAAGCCGGATCTGGGCTGTTTTTCCATTTTTGATGGTGGGTTTTCGGGATTGGTGGTGATTAACTTCTCGGCCGCTTCCGCCGTGGAAATCTATCGCCGTTACATGCTCAACATGGGCATGCCTGAAAGCGAGCTGGCGTTTTCCCACAACTCCGATGAAGTGGGTAACGTGATGGGGGAGCTGATGAACCAGATCCTGGGAGACTTTATCGGTAAGGTGTCCAAGGAGCTGCAAACCTCCATAAGTCAAAGTCAGCCGAAAATGCTGACCATCAACAAGGAAATTACCATCTCTATCGATGCCAATCTGGATGAACCTGTGATCCGCCGCGTGTCTTTTATGACCGAAAGCAATCACATCTTTTATCTTGAATTTGCCATGGACAAGACAGAGTTTGTCAAAACCCGGGAGTTCGAGTTGGACGAAGAGTTCGATCCGGATTTCCTGATTGAGCAACACGGCAATGCCAAGTCCCCCTGGTCTCAGATGGCCGGCAAGGGCATAGTGGCCGATGATGCTGATGATTTGCTCGATGAGCTGGGGATCTAA
- the ptsP gene encoding phosphoenolpyruvate--protein phosphotransferase: MQVNGIAIKPGVTFGEALHFNTGHKPLDYRILPIKRIPQQLSRLDGGLARLKQQLTASLQALESQSDAYALVEADLLYLDDPDLRTHIADTITQLQFSACVSIERVFAHQASELEALDDPYLAQRAEDVRSLGKRLIQAVFGQPGQEPGKLKVPTILLADDISPAEFAVLPLDNVAGIVLKSGGLTSHTAILARAAGIPALLSCPYSELGINNGDKLAIDGDAGALYRNPEGEELELLRQHEASARVAREQLDQYRDKPAMTLDGHEISLLANVGNLNDVLKVSGLGADGIGLLRTEFMLMHSATLPDERAQYQLYSDAIHALEGRVLTIRTLDIGADKELPCLCQVKEENPALGLRGIRYTLANPQLLKTQLRAVLRAANHGHVRLMFPMVNQVEELDAVLALLETCRRELDDEEKGFGDISLGIVVETPAAVLNLPAMLPVLDFVSIGTNDLTQYAMAADRGNPCLARDYPALSPAVLRLISMTLQSARSQDVKVSLCGEMGSDPRLVPLLIGLGFDELSVNVGAMLEVKAAICRQEFIRCTQLAGRALMADRLSELDACISSYK; encoded by the coding sequence ATGCAGGTTAACGGAATAGCCATCAAACCCGGTGTCACCTTCGGTGAAGCCCTTCACTTCAATACCGGGCACAAGCCGCTTGACTACCGCATCCTGCCCATCAAGCGTATTCCCCAGCAGCTGAGCCGCCTCGACGGTGGCTTGGCCAGACTCAAGCAGCAGTTGACTGCCAGCCTGCAGGCGCTGGAAAGCCAAAGCGATGCCTATGCACTGGTGGAAGCAGACCTCCTGTATCTCGACGACCCGGATCTTCGCACGCACATTGCCGACACCATCACTCAACTGCAATTTTCGGCCTGTGTATCCATCGAACGTGTCTTTGCCCACCAGGCGAGCGAACTGGAAGCACTGGATGACCCTTACCTGGCCCAGCGCGCCGAAGATGTACGAAGCCTGGGCAAGCGCCTTATCCAGGCCGTTTTCGGTCAGCCGGGGCAAGAGCCCGGCAAGCTCAAGGTGCCTACCATACTGCTGGCGGACGATATCAGCCCGGCGGAGTTTGCCGTGTTGCCGCTGGACAACGTTGCCGGTATCGTGCTCAAGTCCGGTGGCTTAACCAGCCACACAGCCATTCTGGCCCGGGCGGCGGGCATTCCGGCACTCCTTAGCTGCCCTTACAGCGAGCTGGGAATTAACAACGGTGACAAACTTGCCATCGACGGTGATGCCGGTGCCCTCTATCGCAACCCTGAGGGTGAAGAGCTCGAATTGCTGCGCCAGCACGAAGCATCGGCACGCGTAGCAAGGGAGCAGCTCGACCAGTATCGCGACAAACCCGCCATGACGCTGGATGGTCATGAGATAAGTCTGCTCGCCAACGTCGGGAACCTGAACGACGTGCTCAAGGTGTCTGGCCTTGGCGCCGACGGCATAGGGCTGCTGCGTACCGAATTTATGTTGATGCACTCGGCCACCCTCCCCGACGAGCGCGCCCAGTACCAGCTATACTCCGACGCCATTCATGCACTTGAAGGACGGGTACTGACCATACGTACCCTGGATATAGGTGCCGACAAAGAGTTGCCCTGCCTGTGTCAGGTCAAAGAAGAAAATCCCGCGCTGGGCCTCAGAGGCATTCGCTATACACTCGCCAATCCGCAACTCCTCAAAACCCAGTTAAGAGCCGTGCTCAGAGCCGCGAATCACGGCCATGTGCGCCTGATGTTCCCCATGGTCAATCAGGTGGAAGAGCTGGATGCGGTGCTGGCGCTGCTGGAAACCTGTCGCCGAGAGCTGGACGATGAAGAAAAAGGTTTTGGCGATATCAGCCTTGGCATAGTGGTGGAAACGCCCGCCGCCGTGCTCAACCTGCCAGCCATGTTACCCGTGCTGGACTTTGTCAGCATAGGCACCAACGACCTTACCCAATACGCCATGGCGGCTGACAGGGGCAACCCTTGTCTTGCCAGGGATTATCCTGCGCTCTCGCCCGCCGTGCTGAGGCTTATCAGCATGACGCTGCAGAGTGCCCGCAGTCAGGATGTGAAGGTGTCGCTGTGCGGAGAAATGGGCAGCGATCCGCGCCTTGTTCCGCTGTTAATCGGCCTTGGCTTCGATGAGCTCAGTGTTAACGTGGGCGCCATGCTCGAAGTCAAAGCCGCCATTTGCCGTCAGGAGTTCATCCGCTGTACCCAGCTTGCCGGGCGCGCCCTGATGGCAGACAGATTATCCGAGCTCGATGCCTGTATAAGTAGCTATAAATAA
- a CDS encoding ArsC family reductase: MTLFGIKNCDTVKKARKWLEANGHNVPFHDFRVDGLAAEQLNDWVARIGFEPLLNKKSTSFRALTDEQKQDIDTDKAIALMLEYPTLIKRPVLVKGDAVYTGFNDKLYSEVFGQ; this comes from the coding sequence GTGACACTCTTTGGCATTAAAAACTGCGATACCGTGAAAAAGGCCCGTAAATGGCTCGAAGCCAATGGCCATAACGTCCCTTTCCATGATTTTCGTGTCGATGGTCTGGCTGCCGAGCAGTTGAATGACTGGGTTGCGCGCATCGGATTTGAGCCGCTGCTCAATAAAAAATCCACCAGTTTTCGCGCGCTTACCGACGAGCAAAAGCAAGATATAGACACCGATAAGGCCATCGCGCTGATGCTGGAATACCCCACGCTCATCAAAAGGCCGGTACTGGTAAAAGGCGACGCCGTTTACACCGGTTTTAACGACAAGCTGTATAGCGAGGTATTTGGCCAATGA
- a CDS encoding methyl-accepting chemotaxis protein has protein sequence MIAFLRKFTILQRLIMMLALAALGTFCFAAFNIQEQYNNLEQQKWLQNDGQLDTVLSLIEVHKQQVQQGQISEADAKAEVASLINAAHYGNGGYFIVVDAEGQILAAGGQSQKIGTRVNDKSIQSLVSDARSKGKAIAEIETLNPDTGKTGTQLAEARQFAPWQWTVITGAFVSDVNAAMETAIWNTLIIMMLISTPLFALFMALNHSITSPLTRAIEALEDIADGEGDLGARLNTEGKDEVAHLAKAFNRFAEKIGKLIKDIKPMGDELTEDAQALSQAVETANRSSEQIHRETESVAAAIHQMLATSQEMAHNTQQAADSAAQVKGQAQESQSLMTSTLKQTESLVEKLKAAELTTARLGAASGQIGSILDVIRAIAEQTNLLALNAAIEAARAGAHGRGFAVVADEVRALANRTQQSTNEIQKIISEIQAGIGDVTASNSANQTLSESLQGQARQAGASMDAILSLVAHINDINTQLASATEEQSLVTEEINRNISNISEQMQLAVESNEGNRHAAGSLQSISRALAKALGHFKV, from the coding sequence ATGATTGCCTTCCTCAGAAAATTCACCATCTTACAGCGTCTGATCATGATGTTGGCGCTGGCAGCCCTTGGCACCTTCTGCTTCGCGGCCTTTAATATCCAGGAACAGTACAACAACCTTGAGCAGCAAAAATGGCTTCAAAATGATGGCCAGCTGGATACCGTACTGTCTCTGATAGAGGTGCACAAACAGCAGGTGCAGCAGGGGCAAATCAGCGAAGCAGATGCCAAGGCTGAAGTGGCGAGTCTTATCAATGCCGCCCACTATGGCAATGGTGGCTACTTTATCGTAGTGGATGCTGAGGGTCAGATCCTCGCCGCCGGTGGTCAGTCGCAGAAAATTGGCACCCGGGTGAACGACAAATCCATCCAAAGCCTGGTCAGCGATGCCCGCAGCAAGGGAAAGGCCATTGCCGAAATAGAAACCCTGAATCCGGACACGGGTAAAACCGGCACCCAGCTAGCCGAGGCCCGTCAATTTGCCCCCTGGCAGTGGACTGTTATCACCGGGGCCTTTGTGTCCGATGTTAATGCCGCCATGGAAACCGCCATCTGGAATACGCTCATCATTATGATGCTGATTTCCACGCCGCTGTTTGCCCTCTTTATGGCACTCAATCATTCCATCACCTCTCCCCTCACCCGCGCCATTGAAGCGCTGGAAGACATCGCCGACGGCGAAGGGGATCTGGGCGCCAGGCTGAACACCGAGGGCAAAGATGAGGTGGCTCACCTCGCCAAGGCCTTTAATCGCTTTGCCGAAAAAATCGGTAAGTTAATTAAAGACATCAAGCCAATGGGCGATGAACTCACTGAAGATGCCCAGGCCCTGAGCCAGGCGGTGGAAACCGCCAATCGCAGCAGTGAACAAATCCATCGTGAGACCGAGAGCGTCGCCGCCGCCATTCATCAGATGCTGGCCACCAGCCAGGAAATGGCTCACAACACCCAGCAGGCAGCCGATTCAGCGGCACAGGTGAAGGGACAGGCCCAGGAAAGCCAGTCGCTGATGACCAGCACATTAAAACAGACAGAATCTCTGGTGGAAAAACTGAAGGCCGCAGAGCTGACCACGGCGCGACTTGGCGCCGCCTCCGGCCAGATTGGCAGCATTCTCGATGTTATCCGCGCCATTGCCGAGCAAACCAACCTGCTGGCGCTCAACGCCGCGATCGAAGCCGCCCGTGCCGGCGCCCATGGTCGAGGGTTTGCGGTTGTGGCCGATGAGGTGCGTGCCCTTGCGAACCGCACCCAGCAGTCCACCAATGAAATTCAGAAAATCATCAGTGAAATTCAGGCCGGTATCGGCGATGTCACCGCCTCCAACAGTGCCAACCAGACACTGTCCGAATCGCTGCAGGGTCAGGCCCGTCAGGCAGGAGCCTCCATGGATGCCATCCTGTCGCTGGTGGCCCACATTAACGACATCAATACCCAGCTTGCCAGTGCGACTGAAGAGCAGTCACTGGTCACCGAAGAAATCAATCGCAATATCAGCAATATTTCAGAGCAAATGCAGCTGGCGGTCGAGTCTAACGAAGGCAATCGACATGCCGCAGGTTCGCTGCAATCCATCAGCCGGGCACTGGCCAAGGCCCTCGGGCACTTCAAGGTTTGA
- a CDS encoding M15 family metallopeptidase: MQLSWIYGAAEPRLVSHDGVMMHPAAAAAFAAMQQQAAKAGIQLAVTSGYRSFERQLAIWNAKASGKRPLLDINGQPVDATGLDADTLIDTILLWSALPGCSRHHWGSDLDVFDATRIARDALKLEAWEYAQDGPCHAMANWLGDHCQEFGFFLPYQAGKSGVSPEPWHISFAPAAQFAINQFDVTQLRAVITASDMALKDTVLLRLDALVSRYVKHFAPPSFPFDELDLRHE; encoded by the coding sequence GTGCAACTGAGCTGGATTTACGGCGCCGCCGAGCCAAGGCTGGTAAGCCATGACGGGGTGATGATGCACCCCGCCGCGGCAGCGGCCTTTGCCGCCATGCAGCAGCAAGCCGCCAAGGCAGGCATTCAGCTTGCCGTGACCTCGGGTTATCGCAGCTTCGAACGCCAACTGGCTATCTGGAATGCCAAGGCAAGCGGTAAGCGCCCCTTACTGGATATCAATGGTCAGCCCGTTGATGCAACCGGGCTGGATGCAGACACCCTGATAGACACCATCTTGCTCTGGTCAGCGCTGCCGGGCTGCTCACGCCATCACTGGGGTAGCGATTTGGATGTATTTGATGCCACCCGGATAGCCAGGGATGCGCTCAAACTCGAAGCCTGGGAATATGCCCAGGATGGCCCCTGCCACGCAATGGCAAACTGGCTGGGGGATCACTGTCAGGAGTTTGGATTTTTCCTGCCCTATCAGGCAGGTAAGAGTGGTGTCAGCCCCGAACCCTGGCACATCAGCTTCGCCCCGGCGGCCCAATTTGCTATCAATCAGTTTGATGTTACTCAGCTTAGGGCTGTGATTACCGCCAGTGACATGGCGCTCAAAGACACAGTACTGCTGCGACTGGACGCCCTGGTATCTCGCTATGTAAAGCACTTTGCCCCACCTTCTTTTCCCTTTGACGAGCTGGATTTACGTCATGAATGA